The region TGGCGTCATATCCGGGTTCTCGTAGACAGCGTGCTGAAATTCATCGACCGCAACGCCGTACGGCAAAAACAAAAGCGCGTCGCTCAAATGGGCGAACCGGTATTTGTCGGCTTCCTCGGCGAAAAAGAGCTCCATCCACGGCCATGTGAAAAATTCCATGCTCATCGAATGGATTTCGCACGCTTCAAGCGTCGGCCAGTTGTATTCCGGAATGTCGTAATGACGGCTCTCATACACTTGGAACGCATGTCCAGCTTCATGGGTGAGCACGTCAATGTCGCCCGACGTCCCGGTGAAGTTCGAGAAAATAAACGGCGCCTTGTAATCATCGATATATGTACAGTAGCCGCCGCCCGCCTTTCCTTTTTTCGCGACGAGATCCATCAGTTCATGTTCGACCATATAGCGGAAAAACTCGCCTGTTTCCGGCGACAGCTCTTCATACATGCGTCGGCCGTTTTCAACGATCCAATCAGCGTCTCCCTTTGGCGCCGGGTTGCCGGTTGGAAACATAAACGGTTCGTCGTAATAGTAGAGCTTCTCGACCTTGATGCGCTGCCGCTGGCGTTCGCGCAGCTTTGACGCGAGCGGGACGATGTGCGTTTTCACTTGCCGGCGGTAGCGGGCGACCATGTCGGCATTGTAATCGGTCCGTCCTAAACGAGCGTAGCCGAGTTCCACAAAGTTTTGGAACCCAAGCTTCCGGGCGATCGCCGTGCGGACGCGGACGAGCTCGTCATACAATTCATCGAGTTCTTTTTCATGATCGGTGAAAAATGAAAACCGCGCTTCGTTCGCCCGTTGGCGCATCGCGCGATCCGGCGATTCGACAAACGGCTGCAGCTGGGCGAGCGTCCGCTCCTCTCCTTCAAACATGATTTTCGCCGATGCGATGAGCTTCGTGTATTCGCTTGCCAGCTTGTTTTCTTTTTGCAAGTCCTCGACAATCGCCGGCGCGTACGTTTTCAATTGCGTTTCCGCCAAGGCAAACAACTGTTTTCCCCACACCTCTTCAAGTTCACTGCGAAACGGCGAAGCGACGAGCGCGCGGTAATAATCGTTGACCAGTCCTTTGACGACCGGTTCAGTTTCGTCAAAAAAGTCTTGCTCTTTTTTATAAAATTCATCGTTCGTATCGATCGTATGGCGGATATGGCAAAGGTTCGCCATCGTGCTGTAGCGGCGGCGCAGCTCATTGATCCGCTTCATCGCCTCATGCTGCCCGGCGGCGCTCCCGGCGCGTCGGAACGAATCGAGCGCTTCTTGAAACGATGCCTGCAATTTTTCGATGTCCGGCCGCTCATAACGAAACTCAGAAAATTTCATGCTCATCCCCTTCTTTCCTGATCACCTTTTCATAGAATATGCTGCTGGGAAAAGATTCATCCCAAGTGGAATGAACCTTTTCCACGTGTCATTGATCAATTGTATATTCGCCAAAGTTCAAAAATATCCTCCTTTTCCAACTTCTTAAATCCATTTCTATTTTATACTACACACAGCGGCTCGGGTCAAAACCTTTAAAAATCCCGTCATCCAGTCTGATTGCACTATTCCTTATTGGAATCAGCATTTTTATCAGATTTCCATGATAGGAACAATCATGAAATTCTTAGAGGACTGGTGATTTAACTGAAAATGCCGCTCTCCAGCGACGTTTTTCAAATTGAGAAATCCTGCAAAGCCGGTCCTTCATTTTCACGGAGAACCACTGATTGGAGAAGAACAGTGGTTTCTTCACCGGCCTTTTAGATTGGCGGTGAAAAAAGATGTCCATGAACATCCAACGTATTGGCTCACTCTTTCCAACAAAAAGATATTGACGATATTTGTCGAATTAAGTAATATAATGTCGGCAACCATATACCCCCTCTCCACTTTAATGGGATAGAGGTCGCGGTGGACAAAAGTAGCGCTGCCGAGGCTCGGAGTAGTCCATGACGCAGCGGGAAAGGGTTCACCGCCGAAGTTTGCGGCGCGCTCCGGCGGCGCAAGCTGGGCCTGCGGCCGAACAGGCGCAGGACTGCCATCGCCTTTGGGCGATGGAGCGCTATCGCCATTCAGTTGGATGCGAACGTGTCATGCACCCGCTGAAGAGGCGCGGGTGCTTTCTTTTATTTTTGCTTATTTTCTAAGGAAGGAGCGTTTTCATCTTGGACCATCAGCGAAAACTTGGAATTTGGGTATTAACGGCGCTTGTCGTTGGCAATATGGTCGGATCCGGCATTTTTATGCTGCCGCGTTCGTTGGCAGAGGCAGCGAGCCCAATTGGCGTCATGTTCGCCTGGCTGTTGACTGGAGCCGGCGTCCTCATGACGGCGCTTGTATTTGGCAACTTGGCGATTCGCAAGCCGAACTTGAGCGGCGGGCCGCAAATTTATGCGAAAGAACTGTTCCCGAAAGGTTCGAACTTGTCGATTTTATCCGGTTTTATGTCGTCATGGGGCTATTGGGTCGGCAACTTTGCCGGCAACGTCGCGATCATTACGACATTTGCAAGCTACTTGTCGACGTTTTTCCCAGTGCTGACAAGCGGTCAAACGGTGCTTGAGATCGGCTCGTTCGCGCTGAAGCTTGGGAATGTGCTGACGTTTCTCGTCTGCACGGCGCTTCTTTGGGGGATGCATGTCATCATTTTGCGCGGGGTGGAAGATGCCAGCAAGCTGAATTTTGTTGCCACCGCGGCCAAAGTGCTTGGCTTTTTCCTATTTATCGTCATCGCGCTGTTTGCCTTTGACAAAGCGGTCATTGGCCCGCTTGACGCTCCGCGCTATGGCGGGGACGGGCAGCCGATCGGTTTGCTTGGGCAAATCAACAGCGCCGCTTTATCGACGCTTTGGGCGTTTGTCGGCGTTGAATCAGCGATGGTGTTCGCTTCCCGGGCCCGCAAACAGGCCGATGTGAAATGGGCGACGATCGCCGGTCTCTTGATCGCCTTAGCCATTTACATCGGCATCAGCTTTTTGGTGATGGGCGTCTTGCCGCAGCGCGAACTGATTCAATCGGAAAAACCGCTCGTTGATGCCATTGTCGCCATCGTTGGCCCGGGTGGCGGCTATGTGCTCGCTGCTCTCGGACTCATCAGCCTCCTTGGCTCAACGCTCGGCTGGATTTTGTTGAGCGCGGAAGTGCCGTATCAAGCAGCGAAACAAGGGATGTTTTTGCCGGCTTTTTTGAAGGAAAACAAAAAAGGGGTGCCGAGCTTCTCGCTCACATTATCAAACGCCTTGGCGCAATTGTTCATCTTTTCGACCGTTTCCCACTCCATGGGGGCGGCGTTTGACTTCGTCATTTACATCGCCACGCTCGCTTATCTCGTTCCGTATTTAATCGCTTCCGTCTTCCAGCTGAAGCTCACGCTCACTGGGGAAACGTATGCGGCGGGACGGGAACGGCTCGCTGACGGCATCATTGCGGCGCTGGCAACATTGTATTCCATCTGGGTCGTCATCGCCGGCACATCAGACTTCAAAACGTTTCTTCTTGGCGTCGCGTTGCTTGCGAGCGGCATCATCTTTTATCCGCAAGTGAAAAAAGCGGCGCGGCAGGCGGACGAAAAACAAAAACTGTCCGCATAACCATAAACCGAACGTCCTGCATTTGGGCGTTCGTTTTTTTTTGTTTTTGGCAGGACCTTTTCTTTCGAAAGACGAAATATAAAATATGGCTCCACTTCACTCGAAGGAAAGAGGGGATCAGCTGATGAACTATAACGAACAACCGGCAAAACGCCGCGGCATGACAGCGGAAGATTTGCTTCGCCTCCGCTCAGTGCGCGACCCGCACTACGCCCCGGACGGAACGCGTGTCGTGTTTGTGGAAAAATCGATCGATGAAAAAAAGCAGTACCTCTCCCACTTGTACGTATGGACGGAAGACGGCGCCGTCCGCCAATGGACGTTCGGCCGCTGGCGCGATACGAAGCCGCGCTTTTCCCCGAACGGCGAAACGATCGCCTTTTTGTCCGACCGCTCTGGGCGCACGCAGCTTTGGCTGCTGCCGACCGATGGCGGCGAAGCGCGCCAGCTGACGTTTTTCAAAAACGGCGTGCGCGATTACATCTGGTCGCCGGACGGGACGTTTCTCATCGCCTTAACGACGCTCGGCGACGAAGAAACGCTCGAGGACCGGGAAGAACCGAAAACGGCGGAACAAAAACCGGCCGATCCAAAACCGCTTATTGTCCAGCGGCTCTATTACAAGTCGGACGCCTCCGGCTTTCTTGACGGCAAACGGGCGGTGCTCGCGCGCATCGATGCGCTGTCTGGAAAAATGGAAGCGTTGACGGGCCGCGAGGAGGAAATCGGTTCGTTTGCGATTTCGCCCAATGGACGGACGCTCGCCTTTGTCGCCAACCGAAACGAGGATCCGGACACCACCTTTACACGCGATATTGTGTGGCTTGATCTGGAATCGAAAGCGGAAACAAATTTGACGAACGGATGCGGCACCTTCGCTTCGCTCGCTTGGTCGCCGGACGGAACGACACTCGCCGCCGTCGGCCATGAGTTGGCTTATCTTGGGGCGACGCTTCACCGGCTTTACGTCTTTGAGCCGGAACGCGGAACGAAGCGGGTGTTGACCGCCGATTGGGACGTCCATCTCGGCGATGCCATGGTCGGCGACATGCACGCTGATGCGAACGGACCGGGGCCGATTTGGACGAGCGACGGAAGCGGCCTGTATGTCACCGCCTCCGAGCGCGGACGCGTCAACGTATATTTCGTCCCGCTCGACGGTCCGATCGTCCCAGTGATCGAAGGCGATTTTCATCTATACGGATTCGCCGTCCATCCGAATGGGCGGCAAGCTGTCGCCGCCATCAGCTTGCCTACCTCCGTTGGCGATTTATATGCGGTCTCGCTTGCAAATGGAGCGAAAACACGGCTTACGCATGCCAACGAAGCGCTTGAACATGAAGTGGCCTTCGCCGCTGCCGAACCGTTTACATACGAATCGACGGACGGTTGGGAGATTCAAGGCTGGATCATGAAGCCGCCCGGGCTTGGCGAAGGGAAAAAGGCGCCGCTTGTCGTCGAAATTCACGGCGGGCCGCATGCGATGTATGGATTTACGTTTTTCCATGAATTGCAGCTGCTCGCTTCATTCGGTTATGCCGTGCTGTTTACGAACCCGCGCGGCAGCCACGGATATGGTCAGCGGTTTGTCAATGCCGTGCGCGGCGACTATGGCGGCATGGATTATGAAGACATTATGGCCGGCGTCGACGCCGCGATCCGCCAATTCGACTTCATTGACGAGACGCGGCTTGGCGTCACCGGCGGCAGCTACGGCGGATTTATGACGAACTGGATCGTCGGGCATACCGACCGGTTCAAAGCGGCCGTCACCCAACGCTCGATTTCCAACTGGCTCAGCTTCTCTGGCGTGAGCGACATCGGCTACTTTTTCACGAAATGGGAAATCGGCTGCGACATCTGGGAAGACGCGGAGCGGCTTTGGCATCATTCACCGCTCAAATACGTCAAACAGATGCACACGCCGCTGTTGATTTTGCACAGCGAGCGCGATTACCGCTGCCCGATCGAGCAGGCGGAACAGTTGTTTATCGCATTGAAACAACTCGGGCGGGAAACAAAGCTCGTCCGCTTCCCAGATGCCAACCACGATTTGTCGCGCACCGGCAACCCGTCGCTCCGGCTTGAGCGTCTTCGCCATATCGTCGACTGGTTTGACCGCTATTTGAAAGGAGCATCGCATTAATCCGAAAGGAGGAGCCGCCATGCACGCACTCGTCATCGGTGGGACAGGCATGTTAACCGACGTGTCGCTTTGGCTTGTGCAGGAAGGGTATCATGTGTCCGTCATCGCCCGCCGCCGCGCACGGATGAAGCAGCTCATCGACCGCGCTGGACAGATGGCATCCATCACCCCGCTTTTGGTCGATTATCGCGATCAAGAAACGCTTTGTTCCTCGATTTTCCAAACGATCAGAGAAAACGGAACATTTGATCTGATCATCGCGTGGGTGCATACGGATGGAAAACAGGCGTTGCCCACCGTCATCGAAAAAAATAGCGGACATCCCGGCCCTTGGCGGCTGTTTCATGTGCTTGGCAGCCGCGCCGATCCAACCGAAGCAAAACAGGAACTCTGTTTGCCTGCCGCTTGCCTGTACCGGCAAGTTCAGCTTGGCTTTGTCGCGGAAGAACATGGTTTGCGCTGGCTCACCCATCAAGAAATCAGCGGCGGCGTCATTGACGCCATTCGGCGTGATGTGCCGTTTCATCTTGTCGGCACACTAGAAGGCCGGTGAAAAACGGATGACGCGTGCAATTGGCAGCTTTCATCTGAAAAGGAAAGTCGGTTTGGAAATGTTTATCTATATAAGTTGCAATTTTGTTTTACATGGCATTGTTCGCTCTTCTTGTCACCGTGCCAGCTTGTCAGGTGATAAAGACAGGACATGGAGATCGGAAATTCTTTAAAATAATTAGGACTGGCAGCCTTTTTGACTAAATCACCGGCCTTCTAGAGCCATCCAAGGCGTTAACGGGAAGCGCCCTCTCGGGACGAACGAGAGGGCGCATTGTCTCCCATTGCTGCGGATGACTTCACGACGGAAGCAGTTCGACATAATCGCCCGTTTTCAACCCAGCGGCGTTCGCTTCATCAGTGTCAATGTGCATATCAAGCGCAAAGTCTTCACTGACGCGGACGATGACTTCATCGAAAATGAGCGCCCGCTCCCCTTGCGTTTTCACTTTCACCACCTGTTTATCGCGGACGCCGAACGTCTCGGCATCTTTTGGCGTCATATGAATGTGCCGCTTGGCAATGATCACCCCTTTGTCGACGGTCACCGTCCCCTTCGGCCCGTGAATCGTAATGCCCGGCGTTCCGTCAATATCGCCGGATAAGCGGACCGGGGGCGCGACGCCGAGCTTGAAGCTGTCGGTTTTCGAAATTTCAAGTTGCGTCAGCGAACGGACCGGTCCGAGGACGCGGACGTTTTCAATTTTCCCTTTCGGTCCCTCGACCGTCACCGTTTCCTTGGCGGCGAACTGTCCCGGCTGCGACAACGGCTTGAGCACCGTCAGCTCGGCGCCTTCGCCAAACAGTGCCGCCATATGCTCTTTCGATAAATGAATGTGGCGATTGGACACCCCAACGGGAATCATCAATGGTGATCTCTCCTTTTTCTTGCAGTGTTATTTATATAGCGTATCCATTTTGGCAAAAAAAAAAAAAACTGACGCCAGGTCAGTCTCTGCTTTTTGCGCCGTAGCCTAATTTTTTCAGCAACACGATCGCCTGTTCCTTTTCTTCCGGCGTCAGCGCTGCCACCGTTTCATGGATGGTCTCGGCATGTTCAGGGAACACGCGCTGGATGAACTGCCGGCCGCTGTCGGTGATCGACGCATACGTCACGCGGCGATCCCGCTCACAAGCGCGGCGGATGATCAATCCTTTATTTTCTAGCTTATCGATGACGTACGTAATGCTCCCGCTGGCGAGCAAAATTTTTTCCCCGATTTGCTGGAGCGGCTGATCGCCTTTATGATAAAGCAGTTCGAGCACCGCAAATTCGGTCGGATTAACGCCGAACGATTGAATCGACTTGTTTACTTGGTCGCTGACCGACCGATATGCCCGCGATAACACGATGAATAATTTTAATGACTGCTGCAACTCCTGTTCCTTTTGTTCCATAGCATCCAATCCTTTAAAGTTGACATTTTCTTACTTTACATTATACTGGAACAGCGAATTCCCGGGCAACCGTTTTTTTGTTTGCGATGATGCATTTTCCTGGTTCGCGGCTTTTCCTTCGGCTATGATAAATTATTATAATGTCGGCGCTTGGGCGACTGTCACATTCCGCTGAATGATGCATATGAAGAAGGGGAAAGGAGATCAGGGAGGGAAGTGGATGAACCAAGTGTTGGTTGGAAGCGTGCTTTCCGCCTTGTCCACCGGGCTTGGCGCCGTGCCGATTTTGTTTATGGCTAAATCGCTCACCCACCGGTGACGTGACGTGCTGCTGGCGTTTTCAGCCGGCATTATGATGGCGGCATCGATGGAAAGCCTCATTCCCGAAGCATTGCGGTCCGGCGGCTTTTGGGCGCTTGTGATCGGGCTGGCGGCGGGAGTTTTCGTATTGACGCTGCTTGAAATGACCGTCCCCCATATTGACTTGGAACATACGAAAAGCGGCTTGCAGTTTGACGAAAAAGCGATGCTCATCATCGCCGCCATCGCCTTGCACAACCTGCCTGAAGGACTGTCGGTCGGGGTGAGCTACGCCTCGGACAGCTCTTCACAAATCGGCAATTTAATCGCCCTGGCGATTGGTTTGCAAAATGCACCAGAAGGGTTTTTGGTCGCTCTGTTTTTAATCAACCAGCAAATCGGGCGCTTGAAAGCGTTTCTGATCGCCACGTTGACCGGTGCAGTGGAAATCGTCACATCGCTGCTTGGTTTTTACTTAACTTCCCTTTTTCGCGGACTCGTTCCGTATGGGCTGGCGTTTGCCGCCGGGGCAATGCTGTTTATCATTTACAAAGAGCTCATTCCGGAAAGCCATGGCGATGGAAATGAACGGATATCAACGTATGCGTTTATTGTCGGTATTTTATTTATGATTTTTCTAACACAATCGTTTTAACGGAAACAACCCCGCCGCCTGTATATTAAGCAGCGGGGCGTTCGCTGTTATTGGACGGCTTCCTCTTTTTCTTCATACGGATGAGCGACCCAGCCGGACGGATCGATGAACAGGCGCACCGCAACGACTTGGCGGTCGTCCATGAGCGTGAAGTAGTGCGGATTCCCTTCCGGCACGGAAATGACGTCGCCGGCTTCCAGCTCGACATCAAAATAGCCGGTCTCTTTGTCGCCTTTGATGATGAAAATGCCGTGTCCAGCCGTAATGGCGCGCACTTCATCTTCCGTATGGATGTGCACTTGTTCAAATTTTTTCAGCAGCTCATCCAAGTTCGGCGTCGCATCCGACAGGGCGACGATATCCCATGTTTTGTAGCCGCGGCGCGCCGCCAAATCTTCAATTTCATCTTTGAACGTCGCCAAAATTTCATTCTTTTCTTCATCGGTGAGCACATATTTGTTGTGCAAATGCTCCGGCAGTTTCGTGATGTCCCAATGTTCATACAACACACCTTGGCTGTTCAAAAACGCGCGCACATTGTCTTCTCCTTCAATCACTTGGCCCGTTTTTCTCACTTTGATGACTGCCATTGTTCACATCCCCCTTTGGAAAAATGTATATGGATTAGCCAACCGGCAGGCCGGCCCGCTGCAAAAGCAGCCGCTTCACCTGCCAGCGGAACAAAAACTCCCATGCCTCCAAATGTTTTTTCGCTTCAAACGCATTGCGGCCCCAGACCGTGATGCCGTGGTTTTGAATCAACACGGCGCCGGCGTCGTCATGGATATAGTTCGCAAACTCCCGAGCGAGCGTCGGAATGTCGGCGTAATTGTCAATGATCGGGATGCGCACTGCGGCGTTTTCCTCCCAAATGCCGAACGCCTTGATGATTTCCTGGCCGGAAAAGACCGCTTCCCTGTTTGACGCATACAGTTCAGAAATCAAGTTGTTGTCCACGGTATGAACGTGCAAGACGCAGCCGGCATTCGTCCGTCCGTAAATTTCCGCGTGCAAGAGCGTCTCGGCCGATGGCTTCAAGCTTGTTTCCTCCGCCGGTTTTCCGGCGGCGTCAACAAGCAGAAAATCTTCGTCCGTTTGCTTCCGCTTATCCTTGCCGCTCGCCGTCACCAAAAACGTCAACGGGTCGTCCGTCACTTTGATCGACAAGTTGCCGCTTGTCGCGAAAAACCAGTCGCGGGCGGCAAGCTCGGCTTTCACTTCCGCGAGCTCATTCCACTTTTTCACGACGATGCTCATACGATCACCTCCATCCGCTGCAACGCATCAATCACGTCAAAAAACGTCGCAAACGGCGCATGCGGCAAGCCGAGCGCTCGGCATTTTTCGAGCAAAAAGTCGCGCGCCAGCACGTAATCCGCTTGCTTCGCCACCGCTAAATCCGTGATCGAATCGCCGATGACGACATGGTACCCGTCCGGGCGGGCAAGCTTGCGAAGGAGCGATGGCTTGCAGCAGCCGCAGCCGTTTTGGCACTCACCGTCGCACGCATGCGGCCATGTAATGCGAATCGTCTCGCCGCTGAAATCGGAGCCGTTGCAAAAAACGCGCTCCGGTTCAATGAGCCCTTCAAGCAGCGGATAGACGAAAAAGTCAATGCCGCCGCTGACGATATAAAGCGGAATGCCTCGCTCTTTCGCAAACGCGGCAAACTCTCGGAATCCCGCGCGCAACCGGGCGGTGCGCCGCAGGAAATCCACAATTTCATTCTTCAACGTGGACGGAAGGAGGGAAAACATCTTCCCGACTCCTTCCTGAACGGAAATGCGCTCAGCGAGAATGTCGTCTTTTAACGCCTCCCACTCCGGCGGGGCGAACTGTTTCATAATGGCGATGATGTTGTCGTTTTCCGTAATTGTGCCGTCAAAATCGCAAAAGAGAACGAGCTGTTTCGTCATGCTTCCACCTCAACGACGCCCCAGCGGTCAATCGCTTTTTGCAGCGCTTCGTTTTCTGCTGCCGCCGCGCGGAGCGGACGGCCGGCCAGCACCGCGTCGATCGCCGTGCGAAACGCCCGGCCGCCCCCGATCGCCCCGTCCGGATGGCCGTGAATGCCGCCGCCGGCGTTGACGATGCTGTCAAGGCCGAAATCGCGGACAAGGAGCGGCACCAATCCTGGATGAATGCCAGCCGACGGCACCGGAAACGCCCGGGCAAACGGTTCTTGTTCATCCGTCAACGCCTTGGCGATGCCGAGCGC is a window of Geobacillus kaustophilus DNA encoding:
- a CDS encoding methylthioribulose 1-phosphate dehydratase, producing MSIVVKKWNELAEVKAELAARDWFFATSGNLSIKVTDDPLTFLVTASGKDKRKQTDEDFLLVDAAGKPAEETSLKPSAETLLHAEIYGRTNAGCVLHVHTVDNNLISELYASNREAVFSGQEIIKAFGIWEENAAVRIPIIDNYADIPTLAREFANYIHDDAGAVLIQNHGITVWGRNAFEAKKHLEAWEFLFRWQVKRLLLQRAGLPVG
- a CDS encoding amino acid permease, whose amino-acid sequence is MDHQRKLGIWVLTALVVGNMVGSGIFMLPRSLAEAASPIGVMFAWLLTGAGVLMTALVFGNLAIRKPNLSGGPQIYAKELFPKGSNLSILSGFMSSWGYWVGNFAGNVAIITTFASYLSTFFPVLTSGQTVLEIGSFALKLGNVLTFLVCTALLWGMHVIILRGVEDASKLNFVATAAKVLGFFLFIVIALFAFDKAVIGPLDAPRYGGDGQPIGLLGQINSAALSTLWAFVGVESAMVFASRARKQADVKWATIAGLLIALAIYIGISFLVMGVLPQRELIQSEKPLVDAIVAIVGPGGGYVLAALGLISLLGSTLGWILLSAEVPYQAAKQGMFLPAFLKENKKGVPSFSLTLSNALAQLFIFSTVSHSMGAAFDFVIYIATLAYLVPYLIASVFQLKLTLTGETYAAGRERLADGIIAALATLYSIWVVIAGTSDFKTFLLGVALLASGIIFYPQVKKAARQADEKQKLSA
- a CDS encoding 1,2-dihydroxy-3-keto-5-methylthiopentene dioxygenase, whose translation is MAVIKVRKTGQVIEGEDNVRAFLNSQGVLYEHWDITKLPEHLHNKYVLTDEEKNEILATFKDEIEDLAARRGYKTWDIVALSDATPNLDELLKKFEQVHIHTEDEVRAITAGHGIFIIKGDKETGYFDVELEAGDVISVPEGNPHYFTLMDDRQVVAVRLFIDPSGWVAHPYEEKEEAVQ
- a CDS encoding alpha/beta hydrolase family protein is translated as MNYNEQPAKRRGMTAEDLLRLRSVRDPHYAPDGTRVVFVEKSIDEKKQYLSHLYVWTEDGAVRQWTFGRWRDTKPRFSPNGETIAFLSDRSGRTQLWLLPTDGGEARQLTFFKNGVRDYIWSPDGTFLIALTTLGDEETLEDREEPKTAEQKPADPKPLIVQRLYYKSDASGFLDGKRAVLARIDALSGKMEALTGREEEIGSFAISPNGRTLAFVANRNEDPDTTFTRDIVWLDLESKAETNLTNGCGTFASLAWSPDGTTLAAVGHELAYLGATLHRLYVFEPERGTKRVLTADWDVHLGDAMVGDMHADANGPGPIWTSDGSGLYVTASERGRVNVYFVPLDGPIVPVIEGDFHLYGFAVHPNGRQAVAAISLPTSVGDLYAVSLANGAKTRLTHANEALEHEVAFAAAEPFTYESTDGWEIQGWIMKPPGLGEGKKAPLVVEIHGGPHAMYGFTFFHELQLLASFGYAVLFTNPRGSHGYGQRFVNAVRGDYGGMDYEDIMAGVDAAIRQFDFIDETRLGVTGGSYGGFMTNWIVGHTDRFKAAVTQRSISNWLSFSGVSDIGYFFTKWEIGCDIWEDAERLWHHSPLKYVKQMHTPLLILHSERDYRCPIEQAEQLFIALKQLGRETKLVRFPDANHDLSRTGNPSLRLERLRHIVDWFDRYLKGASH
- the mtnX gene encoding 2-hydroxy-3-keto-5-methylthiopentenyl-1-phosphate phosphatase; amino-acid sequence: MTKQLVLFCDFDGTITENDNIIAIMKQFAPPEWEALKDDILAERISVQEGVGKMFSLLPSTLKNEIVDFLRRTARLRAGFREFAAFAKERGIPLYIVSGGIDFFVYPLLEGLIEPERVFCNGSDFSGETIRITWPHACDGECQNGCGCCKPSLLRKLARPDGYHVVIGDSITDLAVAKQADYVLARDFLLEKCRALGLPHAPFATFFDVIDALQRMEVIV
- a CDS encoding MarR family winged helix-turn-helix transcriptional regulator, giving the protein MEQKEQELQQSLKLFIVLSRAYRSVSDQVNKSIQSFGVNPTEFAVLELLYHKGDQPLQQIGEKILLASGSITYVIDKLENKGLIIRRACERDRRVTYASITDSGRQFIQRVFPEHAETIHETVAALTPEEKEQAIVLLKKLGYGAKSRD
- a CDS encoding M3 family oligoendopeptidase is translated as MKFSEFRYERPDIEKLQASFQEALDSFRRAGSAAGQHEAMKRINELRRRYSTMANLCHIRHTIDTNDEFYKKEQDFFDETEPVVKGLVNDYYRALVASPFRSELEEVWGKQLFALAETQLKTYAPAIVEDLQKENKLASEYTKLIASAKIMFEGEERTLAQLQPFVESPDRAMRQRANEARFSFFTDHEKELDELYDELVRVRTAIARKLGFQNFVELGYARLGRTDYNADMVARYRRQVKTHIVPLASKLRERQRQRIKVEKLYYYDEPFMFPTGNPAPKGDADWIVENGRRMYEELSPETGEFFRYMVEHELMDLVAKKGKAGGGYCTYIDDYKAPFIFSNFTGTSGDIDVLTHEAGHAFQVYESRHYDIPEYNWPTLEACEIHSMSMEFFTWPWMELFFAEEADKYRFAHLSDALLFLPYGVAVDEFQHAVYENPDMTPAERKSVWRNIEKAYLPTRDYAGHDYLESGGFWQRQGHIYTDPFYYIDYTLAQVCAFQFWKRAQDDRSSAWRDYVAICRLGGSRPFTELVKSAHLISPFADGAVASVVGHIERWLDSVEDEAL
- a CDS encoding phosphate propanoyltransferase; the encoded protein is MIPVGVSNRHIHLSKEHMAALFGEGAELTVLKPLSQPGQFAAKETVTVEGPKGKIENVRVLGPVRSLTQLEISKTDSFKLGVAPPVRLSGDIDGTPGITIHGPKGTVTVDKGVIIAKRHIHMTPKDAETFGVRDKQVVKVKTQGERALIFDEVIVRVSEDFALDMHIDTDEANAAGLKTGDYVELLPS
- a CDS encoding short-chain dehydrogenase → MHALVIGGTGMLTDVSLWLVQEGYHVSVIARRRARMKQLIDRAGQMASITPLLVDYRDQETLCSSIFQTIRENGTFDLIIAWVHTDGKQALPTVIEKNSGHPGPWRLFHVLGSRADPTEAKQELCLPAACLYRQVQLGFVAEEHGLRWLTHQEISGGVIDAIRRDVPFHLVGTLEGR